The sequence ACAGTTTCCCGGAGCCTACGAGAAGGAATATGCGGGGGAAGAACTGAAGGGTCTGAAAAAGCTAGCTTTTCTCCTTTTCGACTGGGAACTCAGAGCAATGATGAAAACTTGTGTGGGATGTGGAAGATGCGAGGGGGAGAGGAAGAACCTCCTCTCTTCTCTTTCCTCCCGTCTTTCCCTTTCTCCCCTTCAGGCCAAGGAGAAATTGAGGGGTTTTCTCGGGGAGATGGAGGCCCTATCCAAAGGGGGAAGTGGGAAATGCAGGGAATGCCGTTCCTTCTTCCTAAAGGAGTTCTTGCGCCCCATGTGGGAAGAACTGAGAAAAACTTGTGAGGAGGTCTTCAGGGAGGGAAGGCTTGCCGGGCCCAAACTCCGCCCTTCTTTCATGTTCTCCAAGCTGAGGATGGATCCTCCACTTGGCTCGGAGCCTGTAGAGGAATACAGCTTGCCAGGAGGAAAGGTGAAAATTTACAGATATCCTCCCACTTCTCAGTTCCTCTACTTCCTCTTTCCCAACGAGTGTTTTCTTCCTCCGGACTTCGTGAGGCTTCTCCACGAGCTCAGGGAAAACCTCTTCCGGGATCCTCCTTCTTTAGAGGGTGACAGGGAAGTTCTGGAGGAAAAGATCAGGAGACTGTCGGCGAAGAGGATAGCGGAGGAGATGGGGAGGAGGGGTTGGAGGACTGGAAAGGAAGAGATATACCGTCTTTCGGAGTCCCTGACCAGGTTTACCGTGGGTTTTGGAGTGCTGGAACTCCTTTTCTCGGACGAGAAGGTCCAAGATATCTATCTGGATGCCCCACCCGGAGAGACCCCCATTCACCTTTACCATCAGGATTTCGAGGAGTGTCTCACGAACGTTTATCCTTCGGAGGAGGAAGCGGAGCTTTTGGTTTCAAGGTTGAGGGCCCTAAGCGGCAGACCCTTTTCCGAGGCTGATCCCGTACTGGAGGCAGAGCTTGGGGAAGTGAGGATTACGGCTATAGGACCTCCCCTCAGCCCGGAAGGAAAGGCCTTTTCCTTCAGGAAACACCGCTCCTCTCCCTGGACCCTCCCCCAGTTTGTGAAAATGGGTTTTCTCGATTCTTCCACGGCTTCTCTCCTTAGCCTCTTAGTGGATGCACAGGCTTCCCTTCTCCTGACGGGTACGAGGGGCTCGGGCAAGACTTCCCTCCTCACGAGTCTCCTCTTCGAACTTCCTCCCAAGTTGAGGATTCTCCTGCTCGAGGACACGGCCGAGCTTCCCTCTGCCTTTCTTCGCGCGTTGGGATTCAAGGTACAGACTCTTCGCATACGTTCACCGATAGGTAGAACAGAAGTTGAACCCTCTGCGGAGGAGGCCCTGCGGACCGCCCTTAGGCTCGGAGAATCCGTGTTGGTGGTGGGAGAAGTAAGGGGCCCCGAGGCCAGAACCCTCTTCGAAGCGATGAGGGTGGGGGCGGCGGGGAACTGCGTGATGGGAACCATCCACGGGGCCAATGCGCGGGAAGTCTTCGAGAGGGTGGTTCATGACTTGGGAGTGCAGCCCTCTTCTTTCATGGCCGTGGATGCCGTGGTGTCAACTGCTCCCATCAGGCCCCTCGGAGGGATGAAGAAGAGGAGGAAGGTAGTGCAGGTGGCGGAGGTGGTGAAGGGGAAGGAGGGAGAGTTCAGGGAACTGGTGAGGTATGAGGTGGGGAGGGATAGATTCGTAATGAAGGGATGGAAGGCCTCAGAGCTCCTTCGTTCCGTGGCGAGGAAGTGGGGAATGGATCTCCGTACTCTCCTGTCCTATTGGAGGTTGAAGGAGAAGCTTCTCAGAACGCTCGTGGAGGCGAGTTCGAGGAAGGGGAGACCGGAGCTTCTGGAGGCTAGGTTCCTCTTCCGCTCCAATCAGAGGTTTAGGCTGCTTTGGGAGGAAGAAGTGGAGGGGGGAAGGCCCCTTCCCGAGAGAGTGGAAAAGAGGTGGAAGGAATGGTTGAGAAAAGCAGTCGAGTGAATTTTTTCATCCGCTCTTGCAGATGGGCAGGCAAGTGGTTGGGTAAGCGGTGGAAGGAAGATACTGAATTGGAAGAGAGTTTGAGGTTCCTAAGGTGGGAAATAGGGATGGGGGAAGTGAAGGCTTTTGCCCTCCTTTCCTCCCTCCTTTCCCTGCTTCCCCTTTTCCTTCTCTTACTCCTTTCCCCGAAGTTCCTCCCCCTCCTCCTTCTTCCTCCCTTGGTTTATTGGTGGGTTAGGACCCACCCCATTAGGCAGATGGAGAAGGAAAGGGAGAGGGGAAGGGGGGAAGTACCCAGGCTCCTGTGTGCCCTTTCTTCTTCCCTCCTCTTGAATCCCAACTTGGAAGTAGCCGTGTCCTTTGCAGCGGAAAATGCGGAGGGGAAGATGGGACCAGAACTGAAGAGGGAACTCTCCAATTTTTTTCTGGGGATTCATAAGGGGGCGGAGGAAGTCCTTAGAAGGTTCTCGGAGAGGTGGGGAAATCCCCCAGAGCTCTCCAAGCCTCTTCCCCTCCTCCTAGCTTCGGTGAAGATGGGGGAGGAAGACAGGAGAAAGGCCTTGGAGCAGGCGCTGGAAACTTCTCTCGAAGAAGTGAGGGAGAGGTTGAGGAGTTTTCTGGGGTGGGTGAAGCTTCCCCTTTTCCTCCTCTATTCCTTCGGGGTAGTGCTCCCCCTTTGTCTCCTCACCTTGGTTCCGGTTTTGGGTTCCACGGGTCTCCTTTCCAGTCCCCTCCCTCTAGTCATGCTCTACGGCTTTCTTCTTCCTTCAACACTCTATCTCCTGAGCTCTTGGATTCTTTCCAAGCGTCCCCTCTTCTCATCTCCACACGATTCGCCGTCGGCTGGAATATTCTTCTTCCTTTTACCCCTCCCCCTTCTCTTTCCCCTCTTCCGTTCGCTTCCCCCCTCCGAGCCAGGGGTGTTGGGTTTTCTTTGGTTGGTAGTCCTCCTCCTTTCCCTCTACTTCCTCTCCAAGCGGGATGGGGGAGAACACCTCCGCTCGCTGGAAATGGAGGAGGATTTTCCAGGATTCCTACAAGAGCTGGGAAGTAGGTTGAGGGAAGGCAGACCGATGGAGGAAGCATTGAGAAGGGCAAGCGAGAACAGGGGGAAGCTTTGGGAGAGATGGGAGGATTCACCTTCTAGGCTAGTAAAGGGTACTCTTTTCCTCCTTCTCGGGTTGGCAGAACGCAGCGAGAGGGCGACTGGAGAGGCAGCCCTGCAGCTTTCTTCCCATTTGAGAAAGTTGAGGGAGGTAGAGCGTTGGGGGAGGCAGGAACTGGCGGAGATTTCTTCTTCCATGCGTTCTATGGCCCTCTTCTTTTCACCCCTGATCATCTCCTTGACCTGTCAGATGTACTCCGTTCTCTGGAAGAGGGGAATGGGTTTCTTACCCAGCTTCCTTCCCCCTCCCCTTCTCCTCTTCTTACTTGGTAGCTACCAGCTGATCCTTACCCTTTTCCTCCTCCACCTCCTTTCAGAAATGGAAGGAACGGAAAGGGGAACCCTTTTCGCTTCCGGTCTTCCCCTCTCCCTTTCGATGTTTACCCTGGGTACAATAGGTGGTGGGGCCTTCTTGAGTTTTCTCACCTAACTGCCAGAAAGGTATCAAGTCCGCTCTTCCGTGGGAGATCCGTCACGTAAATTTCTTTCCTAGCGGGAAGGGAAACGTTGACCACAAGCGTCCTGCCCAAAGAAACTTCTAGCACCGAGGACTTGTGTGCATGTGCATGGATCCAGAGGTCGGGCTGTCTTTTCTCTATTACCTCCTCCAGTTTTTTGTTCCCCATCTCAGGCCAGGAGTCTTGGTTCTCTCCTTTCAGAGTGACAAAAGTGGGGGCATAGTGGGTGAGGACCACCTTGATGTCCGTATCGAGCTCCCCCAACAACCTGTCGAGCAACTTCACTCTCTCGGCGTAAATCTTGGAGATTCCGGAAAGATGAGTGCGTTGCCAGTAAGTGGGACGGGAGAGGGATCCCTGCGAGCCTACTACACCTATTCTGGTCCCCCCCATTTCCAGCACCACGGCTTCACTCTCTATCCAGCGAAGATCCAGCGCCAAGTATTTTTGTCTGTCTTGAAGGTATTCCTCGTTCCCAAAACAGGCCAAGACTTCCCCCCGATGGAACTTCCTTAGGATTTCTAAGAGGGGAGGGAGCTGAGTGTGGTCGTTTTTGTATACGAGGTCTCCTGCCAGCAAAAAGAGATCTACCTTTCCCATCCTCTTTAGAGCCTCACTGAAGAGGTCGAGGTATTTGGGGGAATGAATGTCTCCGGCAGCAGCAATTCTAATCCCCAAGCTCTCCCACCCTTGCTCTCGCGCTTTTTGATCGACTCACTTTAGCCTGGCTCTAAAAGCCGTGAGGGTCACGGTCCTACGAATATAGGGAATCCTTCTTATTTCGATGACGGTTCTGTCCACATCCCTCACGGGACCCTCCAGCACGCAGACCACATCGTAATCACCATGTACGAAGTCCACCATGGTTACGTTGGGCATTTTGCGTAGTTGCGGTATCACATATTCCTCCTTTCCGGGTTCCACTTCCACCAGCACGTAGGATCTTCCTGCTGGAGAGGAATCGGCGCTCATCTACCTTTCTTTTTTGTAATTTGAGGCTTTTATAGGGACTCCCTTTCCCAACCTTTTTTTATTTCGATGTTTATGCAGGTAAAGATGCAGCAATCAAAAGAGTACGATCCTAGAAGGGTGGAGGAAAAGTGGCAGAAATGGTGGGAGGAGAAGGGGATCTACAGGTTCGATCCCCAGAGCAAAGCACCCACCTACGTGATAGATACCCCTCCCCCCTATCCAAGTGGAGAATTCCATTTGGGTACGGCTTTAAACTGGACCTACATGGATATCGTGGCCAGGTACAAACGCATGAGGGGCTTCAACGTGCTCTTTCCCCAAGGCTGGGATTGCCATGGTCTTCCCACGGAAGTTCAGGTGGAAAAGAAATATGGGATAAGAAAGGGTGATCTTCCACCAGAGAAGTTCAGGGAACTCTGTGTGAAGCTCACCGAGGAAAACATAGAGAAGATGAGAAAGGAGATGCGTTCTTTGGGCTTTTCCATAGACTGGACGAGGGAGTACAGGACGATGGATCCCTCCTATTTTTGGAGGACTCAGCTCTCCTTCGTGAAACTCTACAAACAGGGGAGGATCTATCGGGGTGAACATCCCGTCAACTGGTGCCCTAGATGCGAGACAGCCATAGCCGATGCAGAGGTGGAATATGAGGAAAAGGAGGGGAAGTTGAATTACCTGAAGTTTTCGCTGGAGGAGGGTGGAGAGCTGATCATAGCCACCACCCGCCCAGAATACTTGCCCGCTTGTGTGGCCGTTGCAGTCCATCCGGATGATGGGAGGTATAGACAATACGTGGGGAAGAGGGTGGAAGTTCCTGCTTGTGGGAGGAAGGTGGAGGTTATTCAGGACCCAGAGGTGGATCCAAACTTCGGTACCGGTATTGTGATGATCTGTACCTATGGGGATAAGACCGACGTGAAATGGGTGGCAAGACACGGCCTTCCAGTGATAAGGTTGTTGGATGAGAGGGGAAGGATGACGGAGGAGGCGGGAAAATATGCAGGGTTGAGCGTGGAGGAGGCGAGGAAGGCCATCTTGGAGGACCTCAGGAAGGAGGGAAAGCTGCTCAGGGAGGAAAACCTCCGGCAGAGCGTAGGGGTTTGTTGGAGGTGTAAGACACCCGTGGAGATCCTGACGAAAAGACAGTGGTTCATGAGGGTTCTGGATTTGAAGGAGAAGGTAGTGGAGGAGGCGAAGAAGGTTAGGTGGGTACCAGAGTACATGGGACAGCGTTTGGTGGATTGGGCCAATTCGATGGATTGGGATTGGGTGATTTCTAGGCAGAGGATCTTCGCCACCCCCATCCCCGTCTGGTACTGCAAGGGATGTGGTGAACCCTTGGTGGCGGAGGAGGATCAATTACCCGTGAACCCGCTCAAGGACAAACCTAGGGGGAGATGTCCGAAGTGTGGAGGTGAGGAATTCGAAGGGGAAAGGGATGTCTTGGATACTTGGATGGACAGCTCCATCACCATCGCCGTTCATGCGGGATGGCCAGAACTCGACCGCAGGCTCTTTCCCGCGGATCTTCAACCGAACGGAACGGACATCATAAGGACTTGGGATTATTACCTTTTGGTCAGACATCTCGCTCTACTCGGTGAAACCCCTTACCGAACGGTTCTCATCAACGGGATGGTCTTTGGGGAGGATGGCAGAAAGATGTCCAAGTCTTTGGGCAATTTCATCGAGACCTCCTCAGTCTACGGAAAATACGGAGCCGATGCCCTCAGACAGTGGAGCGTGCTGGCGGCCTCCACCGGGTCCGATGTTCCCTTTTCTTGGAAGGAAGTGATACACGGTTACAGGTTCTTACAAAAGCTTTGGAACGCCGTCAGGTTTGCGGGTCCTCACCTAAGGGATGTCAGGGGGCCGGAGGGGCTCAACCTGAGGACGGTGGACAGGTGGATCCTGAGTAGGCTTCAGAAACTGGTGGAGAGGGTTACCTCCTTGCTGGAGGACTTCCAGTTCAATCAGGCCCTCATCTCCCTCCAGTCCTTCGTCTGGCACGAATTCTGCGATCTCTACATAGAGGAAATCAAGCACCGACTTTACAGCGATCGTTCCGAAGAGGTGAGATATGTGTTGAGAGAAGTGATCTCCAAAGTATGCAGACTCCTCGCCCCCTTCATTCCCCATCTCACGGAAGAAATCTACCAGACCTACCTGAGGGACGAGGGTTACGAAAGCGTCCATCTCGCCCCATGGCCTTCCCCAGAAAAGGAGAGGGTGGACGAGGAGGCGGAGAAGACGGCAGAGCTCCTTCATTCCGTGCTGGGCCTTCTACGCCGGTTCAAATCCTCCCGCGGTATCCCCCTCAACAGGGAACTGGAAGAGGTGAGGATTTACGCCTCTCCCCCGGTGCTCGAGAGGCTCAAGGAGGTGGAAGAGGATTTGGTGGCCACGGCCCACTTGAAGAGACTCTACCTCTCCTCCGAGAAACCAGAGCTGGAGGAAAGAGTGGTGTCCGTGGAACCGGACCCCTCTAGGCTGGGACCCAAGCTCCGCTCCAAGATAGGAAGGCTCGTGGAATACCTCAGGGAACATGGTAGGGAGGTGGCTAAAAGGCTGGAAAGTGGCCCAGTCACGGTGGAACTCGATGGGGAAAGGATAGAACTCGGTCCCGGGGATGTGAGGATCAGGAAAGAGGTTTTTTACCGTGGAGAAGGTGTGGAGGTAATCGGGTTACAGGAGCCTGAGCTGTTGATGGTCATCAAGGGCAGGCGTGATTCGTCCCCCTAGTCCCTTTTAAGTCATCCGGGGAGGAGGGAAAGAGCCACAAGGAGGAAGAGGAGGAGGAAGAGTAGCAAGAGGGAGAAAGTTCTAGCCTTCCTCATTCTCTCCTGCTGTTTCTTGAAGAGCTCTTCACAGGAAGATGAACAGAAAAGTTTATCCCTTTCCACCGCCTTTCCACAGGAAAGGCAGTGTCTGTGGTCTTCCACCATCTTTTCACCCCGTTAAGATTTCCGTTCCAGAGTGTTCTCCTCCCTCCACTATGAGGGGTATCCTAGGGATTTCTTTCTTTCCTATTACCAAAGTCCTTATCCTTAGCTGCTGGAGGAGCTTCACGGCCACGGGATCCAAAATAGTTCTCATGCCAGGTGATACTTTTGTCCCCACCAGTTCGAGGAGTTCTTTTGTACCAATCCTATCGAGCTTTTTGGCAGTGGGGTCCAGCTTGGGATCGGAGGTATAAACTCCATCCACATCCGTCACGAAGAGGAGCAAGGAAGAATTGGTGGCTTTCGCGGCCATGGCGGCAACGGCATCGGTGGTATGTCCTGGTACTGTCCCCCCCATTACGGGAACCTTTCCCCTCAGCATCAGTTGGGAGGCTTCCCTGAAGGTGGTGGGAGGAGAAGGTTCGGAGAGGTCCCCCAGGGCCATGGCAAGCAGGCGTGCATTGAGGCGCGTGATTTCTATTCCGAGTTCATGGAGGAGCACTTCCGTTCCACCCAGTTCCTTCCCAGCCTGTATGTATTTTCTGGCGGGTTCCCCTCCTCCAACCACCACCAGTACTTCATGTTTTCTTTCCACCAGTTCCCTCACCACCTTCGCTGCAAGCTTCAAATTCTCCACATCTGGCCAGTGGGGAGAGAGCACGGAACCGCCGAAGTTCAGGGTGATTCTCACATGCCTTTGCAGCATTTTTAAAATAAATAGACATAAGCTGCAACATCTCTGATAGAGATAGTTGAAGTGCCAAACAGCCCATATCGGGTTACGTATAACATCGAGCATGGCTACAGAGTTTTAGAGTTTCTGGAAGCGTATGGGCTGATGCTCCGGAGGGCGATAGACGAGATATGGGATAGGATTGGGTGGGTTGAGAAATTCGGTGGATCTGGGGAACGCAGATCCTTCCGATCATACCCAAAGATGGAGCGTTCAAGAACCATTATCTGAGGGATCCGTTGATGAAGGATTGGACCTACCCAAAGCACTACGTCGACTCGGCTATTAAGCAGGCATACAGGGCAGAGACTTCATCCATAAGCCAACGACTTTTCTCTCCGGGGAATACGAGCAGAAGGTGCTCCAGATGTGGGATGATCAATGCTCCGAAGGGAGCGAAATACGAATGCAGGGGATGCGGGTTAAGGATCGATAGGCAGCTCAACGCTGCCATAAACCTGTACCTTCAGATGGAGGGAGCTTTCTCCGGGCAGGAAGCTCTTCAACGGGCTGATGAAGGCCTGGAGCGTTCACCCTGAGGGGAGGCCGATGAGGGTTCCTATGAACTCGTGAGGGGTCCCAGGCTGGTGAACCCCAAGAGCTGCGCAAGTCTATCCAGGACTACGTAGCTCAGAACCCTTCTTAAGCGTGCAAAAAAGAGTTAAGGGAGATGTCCGAGAAATCCCTCTACCAGTTCAAGCGTTTGCTGGAGGAGTTGGAGGGGAAGTCCGGGAGAGGGACGGAACTCATTTCCGTTTACATCCCTCCGGGCTATGACTTGAGCAAGGTAATGGCCCAGCTGAGGGAGGAACAGGGAACGGCAGAGAACATCAAGTCCAAAACCACGAGAAAAAACGTGCTCGGGGCATTGGAAAGGGTAATACAGTTTCTCCGCACCTACATGGAAACCAACAGGGCTACCCCACCGAACGGTATGGTGATTTTCGCCGGAAACGTGGCGGGAAGGGAGGACAATCCCGACATCCAGCTCTACTGGATAGAGCCTCCGGAACCCGTCCCGATCCGCCTTTACCGCTGTGATCAGCGTTTTGTGCTCGAGCCCCTCAAACAGATGCTGGAGCCGAAGGAGCTGGTGGGACTCATCACGCTTGACGGAAAAGAGGCTACCATAGCCCTGCTCAAGGGAAAACATTTGGAAGTGTTGGACCACCTCTACTCTGGGGTTTGGGGGAAGCACTCGAGGGGTGGACAGTCGGCTAGGAGGTTTGAAAGGATAAGGGAGTATGCCATGCACGAGTACATGAAAAGGGTGGCCGAAGCTGCCACTCAGGCCTTTGGGAAATTCCCTGAGTTAAAGTGCATCATCATAGGGGGACCTGGACCCACCAAGGAAGAATTCCTGAAGGCCGAGCTTCTTCCCCCGGATTTGGCCAAAAAGGTGGTGGCTGTTTTGGACACCGGTTACACGGATGAATATGGTGCGAAGGAGCTGTTGGATAGGGCGGAGGAGGTGCTGAAGGAGCTTGAGATCGCTAAAGAAAAATCCTTGATGAAGAAGTTCATGATGGGATTGGTCTCTCCAGATGTGCCCATCACTTATGGGGAGGAAGAGGTGAGGAAGCAGCTGGAAGCGGGAGCGGTGGAGGTCCTGCTCCTCTCGGAGAAACTCAGGAAGGTGAGGGTTAAAGTGAGATGTGGGGCCTGCGGAAAAACTTTTCAAGAAACCACGAACAATCTGGATTTCTATCAGAAGCAGCTGCAGGGAAGGAACTGTCCTTTCTGTGGGGAGCTCAGGCTTTCCGTTCAAGAAGCCCAAGACGTGGTGCGGGAACTCATGGAAATCGCGGAGAAATTCGGTTCGCGGGTGGAGTTCATCTCCACCGAAACGGATGAGGGAAAGCAGCTCCACGAGAGCTTCGGTGGGATAGGAGCCCTCCTGAGATTCAGAGTACAGGGTTAGGAGTCTCTTTGAAGCTTTCGATGGCTACCAAGGTCTCCATTTCCTTCACCATTTCCGAAGAATTCATTAGATTTTCCAAGAATTTGTTCAGGGAAGGAATGTCCTTGGCCCTTATCTTCACCAAGAGGTTGTGGTTTCCAGTGATCCTGTGTACCTCACACACTTCCTTGTAATGGGAAAGACGCTGGGTGAGGCTCCTCAGGTCCTTGGGATTCACCTCCAATCTCAGAAAGGCGGTCAGGCCGAGACCCAGTTTCTTACAATCCACCAACACGGTGTATTTCTTTATCACCTGCAACCTCTCGAGTTTTTCCAGTCTCTTCTTCACGGCAGAAATGCTCAGGCCCATCTCTCTGCTCAATTCTTTCAGGGTCTTTTTCGCGTTCTCGTTGAGGAGTTTGATGAGCTTGAGGTCCGTGGCATCTATTCTGTTCATGCGAATTTTCTTTTCTGGAGATTTTATTTATCCGTTGTTTTTCTCTCCACGTTTATCCCAAACCATGGAATATTTCAAAAGATGGATTAGGTCTCCACTATTTCCACTTTCAGTCCGGAGTTGAGACATATTTCCTTCAAGCGATCCCCCCACCTTTTCCTGTCGTTGAGGAGGACGATCCTCCGATATTTTCTCCCGTGTTTTTCGAGATAGCGCGAGAGGGAAAGACACATCCTTTCTATCTCTTCTTTTTCCAGTTTCCTCGGTGCCACCACCTGTCCCAGCGGATAGAGTTCTTCCAGTTCCTCGGGTACCACTCCGAAGGGTGGAAGGATCCTCACCAGGTGCACTCCTTCCCCCCTCTTCACTTCCTTCCTCTCGAAGCAAGGAAGAAGGAGGAGTTCTGGGAGGGAAGGCGGCTCGTATTCTTCCATCCTTCTTTCATGCCTTAGAACCTCCGGTCTTTTGAAGCTCTCCATACCCAAATAGAAAAAGGCGGAGGGTTTGGTGAGGGGATCGAATCTTTCCACAAATTCCACGTAGTCGAGGAATCTCCTGAATCCCTCGAGCAGTCTTGGATGCGACCTGCACCTGAGCTCCGTGTATTCCCACAACCTTCCATCGACCAGGGCTTGCCTGATCCTTCGAACTTCCCCAAAGAGGACGTAGAGGTTGTGTCTTGCCAGTTCTTTCACCCTTTCTTCTTCAGGTTTTTCCCTGAGATCTTCCGGGGTTTGGGAAGAACAGATAGGACACTCGCAGGGCAAAAAGGAGAGTTCCTCCAAGTTGAGGGTCCTTTCCCTCGTCAGGTATCTTCCATCCTTGGCATAGAGAATATAGGAGGCGGAATCAAAGGTATCGCACCCCATGAGAACCAGTAAGGGGAGTACGGAGGGATGCCCAGCCCCGAAAAGGTGCAAGGGCCTGTCGAGGGGAAGGTTCTGTTTTGCGGTCATTACCAGATCCACTAACTCCGCGTATTCGTAGCCTTCCAAGAATTCCACGGGGCTCCCCACGGCGTGCATTTGGTAGTCCAAGGAACCCACTGCTTTGGCACACTCCGCCACGAGTTCTAGGTGTTTCCCCCCTTGTACGGGAGCGCACCAGAGGATCTCAGGATCCGATCTCATCTTTAGGGTCCTCCTGGCTCTTTCCACCGTTATCTTCACGGTTTCCCTCGCCTGTTCCTTGGAAGCCCTGGCACCGGTGGGAACATCTAAGATGACGGCTATGTCCGAGCCTATCTCCTCCTGATATTTCACGATTTCGTCCGGATCGGCATCTATCTCCCCATACCTCAGGATTTGGTAGCCCCCCGAATCCGTGGCTATGGGTCCCTCATATCCCAGCATCTCTTGGATCTTTTTACCCCTCCCAAACTTCTTCTTGAGGAAGTAGGCATTGGTCATCATCAGGGGTTCCCCGAATTCCTTCCTTATCTCGTTGGGTGTGAGTACCAAGTCGAAGGGATCCAGCACGGGAAGGAGGGTAGGGGTTAAAACCGTCCCGTGTCTCGTCCAGAGCCTACCCAGTCTTCCGAGTCCCTCCTTGTGGATGATGGAGAAGGTTTCTTCGGGCATCGGGGATTAGCAGATCCCCATTTTACCTTCGGCCAGGGTTTGGCAGAAATCGGAGATATGGTCCAGTGCCCATTCCATTCTCTCCAGAACTTCCTTCCTCACCTCTTCCATCTTCGTCCCTTTTTCCAAGAGTACCCTG comes from Candidatus Hadarchaeales archaeon and encodes:
- the tgtA gene encoding tRNA guanosine(15) transglycosylase TgtA, translated to MPEETFSIIHKEGLGRLGRLWTRHGTVLTPTLLPVLDPFDLVLTPNEIRKEFGEPLMMTNAYFLKKKFGRGKKIQEMLGYEGPIATDSGGYQILRYGEIDADPDEIVKYQEEIGSDIAVILDVPTGARASKEQARETVKITVERARRTLKMRSDPEILWCAPVQGGKHLELVAECAKAVGSLDYQMHAVGSPVEFLEGYEYAELVDLVMTAKQNLPLDRPLHLFGAGHPSVLPLLVLMGCDTFDSASYILYAKDGRYLTRERTLNLEELSFLPCECPICSSQTPEDLREKPEEERVKELARHNLYVLFGEVRRIRQALVDGRLWEYTELRCRSHPRLLEGFRRFLDYVEFVERFDPLTKPSAFFYLGMESFKRPEVLRHERRMEEYEPPSLPELLLLPCFERKEVKRGEGVHLVRILPPFGVVPEELEELYPLGQVVAPRKLEKEEIERMCLSLSRYLEKHGRKYRRIVLLNDRKRWGDRLKEICLNSGLKVEIVET